One window from the genome of Parabacteroides sp. FAFU027 encodes:
- the secG gene encoding preprotein translocase subunit SecG, with amino-acid sequence MYTLITILVVLAAVFMILIVLVQNSKGGGLASGFSSTNQIMGVRKTTDFLEKATWGLAAAILLLSVMSAAFFPKAGTVSEEDAALKQQVQQAAQTTPGVANPGFETKTPAAATQQKGDSAK; translated from the coding sequence ATGTACACTTTAATTACCATTCTTGTTGTTCTTGCAGCAGTGTTCATGATACTGATCGTGTTGGTGCAAAACTCTAAAGGAGGAGGCCTTGCTTCCGGATTTTCGTCAACCAATCAGATTATGGGCGTTAGAAAAACGACCGACTTTCTTGAAAAAGCTACCTGGGGACTTGCGGCTGCTATCTTGTTGCTGAGCGTTATGTCTGCAGCTTTCTTCCCAAAAGCAGGTACTGTTTCAGAAGAGGATGCCGCCTTGAAACAACAGGTACAACAAGCCGCTCAAACAACACCAGGTGTTGCTAATCCGGGTTTCGAAACTAAAACTCCTGCTGCTGCAACTCAACAAAAAGGTGATAGCGCAAAATAA
- a CDS encoding LptE family protein has protein sequence MKKIILASAILFLMQACTVAYKFNGASIDYTKVKTFTITEFPIKAALVYAPLSQAFTEGLRDIYNRQTRLRPVKQNGDLTLEGEITGYNLTPQAVKENAYASETRLTVTVRVKYTNRIDPKQSFDQSFSAYRDFPSTKMLTQVQDDLIKEIVDELTDNIYNATVANW, from the coding sequence ATGAAGAAAATTATTCTGGCCTCTGCCATTCTTTTCCTGATGCAAGCCTGCACTGTTGCTTATAAGTTTAATGGCGCATCCATTGACTATACTAAAGTGAAAACCTTCACCATAACCGAGTTTCCGATAAAAGCGGCACTGGTGTATGCGCCCTTGTCGCAGGCGTTTACCGAAGGACTACGGGATATCTACAACCGTCAGACACGCCTTCGTCCTGTGAAGCAAAATGGAGATCTTACCCTTGAAGGTGAAATTACCGGATACAACCTGACCCCCCAGGCGGTAAAGGAGAATGCGTATGCATCCGAAACCCGTCTGACTGTAACCGTCAGGGTGAAATACACCAACCGCATTGATCCAAAACAGAGCTTTGACCAGTCCTTTTCGGCCTATCGCGATTTTCCAAGCACCAAGATGCTGACTCAGGTGCAGGATGATCTTATTAAAGAGATTGTCGATGAATTGACCGATAATATCTATAATGCAACGGTGGCTAACTGGTAA
- the lptC gene encoding LPS export ABC transporter periplasmic protein LptC, whose product MHFHHSFRNNLKHRFFFNLVIFGTILTIASCSKQESETIRSFKDVSKVPTLLTKNVSSLISDSGITRYRLVADEWAIFERSAEAYWSFPKGIYVEKFDSALHVEASIKADSAFFYVPRKLWRLKKNVKILNLVGETFETDELFWDQYQQKIYSNKQIKINQISKIITGIGFESNEQMTSYKIHKIQGIFYINDSK is encoded by the coding sequence ATGCACTTTCATCATAGTTTCCGTAACAACCTAAAACATCGTTTTTTCTTCAATCTGGTTATTTTCGGCACCATTTTGACAATCGCATCCTGCTCAAAACAGGAGAGTGAAACCATACGGTCATTTAAAGACGTAAGCAAGGTACCAACCTTGCTTACCAAAAATGTATCCTCGTTAATTTCTGATTCAGGAATCACCCGCTATCGTCTGGTAGCAGATGAATGGGCTATATTTGAACGGAGTGCGGAGGCTTACTGGAGTTTTCCGAAAGGCATCTACGTAGAAAAGTTTGACTCGGCCTTGCATGTGGAAGCAAGCATAAAAGCAGACTCTGCATTTTTCTATGTGCCCCGGAAATTGTGGAGACTAAAGAAAAACGTCAAAATCCTCAATCTGGTTGGTGAAACCTTTGAAACTGACGAACTTTTCTGGGACCAGTACCAACAGAAAATATACTCAAACAAGCAGATTAAAATCAACCAGATCAGCAAAATTATAACAGGTATCGGCTTCGAATCAAACGAACAGATGACCAGTTACAAAATCCATAAAATACAGGGGATATTTTATATCAACGATTCAAAATAG
- a CDS encoding slipin family protein: MQTNYSISALLFVVIELAGIGITYATTGNLESPDSAKIMILFTVIALIAASATKVANQWTRAVVLRLGKFQSLRGPGIFFIIPIVDNIAYWIDIRVISTSFKAEKTLTKDTVPVDVDAVLFWKVIDPIKAALDVADYYSAISWASQTALRDVIGKTLLSDMLEGRDKMSTLLQRIIDERTEPWGINVISVEVKDVLIPQGLEAAMSMEAQAERERQARVILGDSERQIACKFEEASKTYSENPTAFHLRAMNMLYEGLKTNSTIVIVPSTAVESMGLGSMLGTTAFAQNIQKGKNKPDLPPEDVFPFREI, encoded by the coding sequence ATGCAAACCAACTATTCCATCTCTGCATTACTCTTTGTAGTCATTGAGTTGGCAGGAATCGGCATTACCTATGCCACAACGGGCAATCTGGAATCGCCGGACAGCGCAAAGATAATGATCCTGTTTACTGTAATTGCTTTAATTGCAGCCTCAGCAACAAAAGTAGCAAACCAATGGACCCGGGCCGTGGTACTCCGACTGGGCAAATTTCAGTCATTACGTGGTCCCGGTATCTTTTTCATCATTCCCATCGTGGACAATATTGCCTACTGGATTGACATCCGGGTGATCAGTACATCCTTTAAAGCCGAAAAAACATTGACCAAAGATACCGTTCCGGTGGATGTAGATGCCGTGCTATTCTGGAAAGTGATTGACCCGATTAAAGCAGCGCTGGACGTGGCCGACTATTACAGCGCCATCAGTTGGGCTTCACAGACCGCCCTGCGCGACGTAATCGGAAAAACCCTGCTATCAGACATGCTGGAAGGCCGAGATAAAATGAGCACCTTGCTGCAACGCATTATTGACGAACGAACCGAGCCCTGGGGCATAAACGTGATTTCAGTAGAGGTAAAAGATGTATTGATTCCTCAGGGACTGGAAGCTGCCATGTCCATGGAAGCTCAGGCAGAACGGGAACGCCAGGCGAGAGTTATCCTCGGGGATTCAGAGCGTCAGATTGCCTGTAAATTTGAAGAAGCCTCTAAAACCTATAGTGAAAATCCGACTGCATTCCACCTGCGCGCCATGAATATGCTGTACGAAGGACTCAAGACCAATTCCACCATCGTGATTGTACCGAGTACAGCGGTTGAAAGCATGGGGCTCGGCAGCATGCTGGGAACAACTGCATTTGCCCAAAACATTCAAAAGGGAAAGAACAAGCCGGATTTGCCTCCGGAAGACGTTTTCCCATTCAGGGAGATATAA
- a CDS encoding tetratricopeptide repeat protein encodes MQRWLTGNLQVMVENILKWVNDPSLLNTETLGQLKQALDESPYCQPVRILYLKNLYLLRHPDFFAELQHASVFIADRRHLFYYLAIKEELWNEVFEFYSRQKKQKSETASADTFAMIDSFLQDFAPNLLQPTANQPTQKAARMAIATQDYASLLVNEESPAGSGEEVKDEPKLKHHELIDEFINFASTGDSIRENLSVLKDEPEPEELPLAEDVNILDDDDLLTESLAKIYIKQKRYYRAIEIIRKLSLKYPEKSVYFADQIRFLEKLIYNVKKA; translated from the coding sequence ATGCAACGGTGGCTAACTGGTAATTTACAGGTGATGGTAGAAAATATACTGAAATGGGTAAATGATCCCTCGTTGCTGAATACAGAGACGTTGGGACAACTGAAACAGGCATTGGATGAGTCTCCCTATTGTCAGCCGGTCCGAATTCTTTATCTGAAGAACCTTTACCTGTTGCGGCATCCTGATTTTTTTGCCGAATTGCAGCATGCCTCGGTTTTTATTGCCGACAGACGCCACCTTTTTTATTACCTGGCAATCAAAGAGGAGCTCTGGAACGAAGTGTTTGAGTTTTATTCCCGGCAGAAAAAGCAAAAGAGTGAGACGGCTTCAGCGGATACTTTTGCCATGATTGACTCCTTCCTTCAGGATTTTGCCCCGAATCTTTTACAGCCAACCGCCAATCAGCCCACCCAGAAAGCGGCCCGTATGGCTATAGCTACGCAGGATTATGCCAGTTTGCTGGTTAATGAAGAGTCACCTGCCGGATCCGGTGAAGAGGTAAAGGATGAGCCAAAGCTTAAGCATCACGAGTTGATTGACGAATTTATCAATTTTGCCAGTACCGGCGATTCTATCCGGGAAAACCTGTCGGTATTAAAGGATGAACCTGAGCCGGAGGAACTGCCGCTTGCCGAAGATGTAAATATTCTCGATGATGATGATCTGCTCACCGAAAGTCTTGCTAAAATTTACATTAAGCAAAAACGCTACTACAGGGCCATCGAAATTATTCGAAAATTAAGCTTGAAATATCCGGAAAAAAGTGTTTACTTTGCCGACCAAATCCGTTTTTTGGAGAAACTCATTTATAACGTCAAAAAAGCATAA
- a CDS encoding sigma-54 interaction domain-containing protein, which translates to MAASEIVQIKQRFGIIGNAPGLHRAIDIAIQVAPTDLSVLITGESGVGKEYFPQIIHQNSRRKHGSYIAVNCGAIPEGTIDSELFGHEKGSFTGALSDRKGYFEVADGGTIFLDEVGELPLPTQARLLRVLESGEFIKVGSSKVQKTNVRIVAATNLNMEQAISDGRFREDLFYRLNSVPIQVPPLRERGDDIYLLFRKFAADFAEKYRMPAIYLTPDAQRMLVSYRFPGNIRQLKNITEQISIIEQNREISSDILRNYLPNYDMERLPAILGKGKEERTFGSEREILYQVLFDMRKEIHELKQLVHDIMSGNEPDLSKVNIFTNAEPVVQAPVTHVPTIQIKTPEPVEHIQYTEDYEVEQDPVFTLNDVEKDLIKKVLEKYKGKRRPAAKELNISERTLYRKIKEYGLEN; encoded by the coding sequence ATGGCGGCATCAGAAATAGTTCAGATAAAACAACGTTTTGGTATTATAGGAAATGCTCCGGGACTCCACCGGGCGATTGATATAGCGATACAGGTCGCACCTACAGACCTTTCCGTATTGATTACCGGTGAAAGTGGTGTCGGGAAAGAGTATTTTCCCCAGATTATTCATCAGAATAGCAGACGTAAACATGGCAGTTACATTGCCGTAAACTGCGGTGCTATTCCCGAAGGTACGATTGATTCCGAGTTGTTTGGTCATGAAAAGGGCTCTTTTACCGGAGCATTGTCTGACCGCAAAGGTTATTTTGAGGTGGCTGATGGTGGTACCATTTTTCTGGATGAGGTAGGGGAGTTGCCTTTGCCTACGCAGGCCCGTCTGTTGCGTGTGTTGGAGTCCGGCGAATTTATCAAGGTAGGTTCTTCCAAAGTTCAGAAGACTAATGTGCGTATCGTTGCCGCTACTAACCTCAATATGGAACAGGCCATTTCCGATGGCCGTTTCCGTGAAGACCTTTTCTACCGCTTAAATTCAGTGCCCATTCAGGTACCTCCTTTACGTGAGCGGGGAGACGATATTTACCTGCTATTCCGTAAATTTGCCGCTGATTTTGCCGAAAAATATCGCATGCCGGCTATCTATCTGACTCCTGATGCCCAGCGTATGCTGGTATCGTATCGTTTCCCGGGGAATATCCGCCAGTTGAAAAATATCACCGAGCAGATTTCTATTATAGAGCAAAACCGGGAGATCAGTTCGGATATCCTGCGAAATTATCTTCCCAATTATGATATGGAACGTCTGCCTGCTATATTGGGCAAAGGGAAAGAGGAGCGGACATTTGGCTCTGAACGGGAAATTCTCTATCAGGTGTTGTTTGATATGCGCAAAGAGATTCATGAACTGAAACAACTGGTTCATGATATCATGTCGGGCAATGAGCCGGATTTGTCTAAAGTCAACATTTTTACCAATGCCGAACCGGTAGTGCAGGCTCCCGTAACCCATGTCCCAACTATTCAGATCAAAACACCGGAACCGGTAGAGCACATTCAATATACTGAGGATTACGAGGTGGAACAAGATCCGGTCTTTACACTGAATGATGTTGAAAAGGACCTCATTAAAAAGGTGCTGGAGAAATACAAAGGCAAACGCCGTCCTGCTGCCAAAGAGCTGAATATTTCAGAGCGGACACTTTACCGTAAAATCAAAGAGTACGGATTAGAAAATTAA
- a CDS encoding two-component regulator propeller domain-containing protein → MIYSSDNWSNKIINTFISQNPTIVHIPVMPLFSLPLRTLFFTVLILISVRGISSQVSPQITHYSVDHGLSENHLLCMHQDRKGMMWFGTYDGLNNFDGYTFRCFKGGLNGSYPLSNLRVDRIKEDKQGYLWLQTDDDRVYRFNPKTEQFLPVPQCESDYKNYNLPFPQNNVSVQPDGSVWIYNEHDCFRVKDTEPSNHLRLTHYSPKKGVLPSGKINKIFVDKHSNTWILTPKGICRLNKNGGSRTFVAGKGRTSFYAITENAGKLYIGGEKGTLLVYDPKTDNLRRIVTPFSEYISDLQSIGQNELFILTNSSVFYTYRFSTGQFNSYQINNIPDKSALGSYKDRDGNIWIDAGYPGGILFELSSHTIRYLPVDISGFVNPRVTKWNITEDINNNLWLKTRMGGIFRYNKLEKRLEPLPVSGGDRKSITNLVHAFLPDKQGNLWLNTYLQGVDKVVFRHEPFAFVKPVETSSFSPINEIRSVYEDAERQLWVGSKKGYVYVYDKERKSKRLLGADGKLGGNLPFEAQVYHIMQDYTGAIWLATKGKGLFKLVRKSPGAYSITNYRNVPGDKYSLSSDQVYWMYEDNRHQLWIGTYGGGLNLLDAGSGQMRFVNSNNLLRNFPIKDCSKVRCIVRDNFGHLLIGTTQGLLVSGSMTGKPEDIRFKRYIHQADDSYSIFGNDVQGILPTRKGDLYVTTIGGGVNIVKGGIRDEKNVRFEALKSNEGQEVTAVYTLQEDVHGNVWMSSQTQVLSYHPSTQKFDVYKPTAENNYYFSEAAVCQTADGKIVYGSSNGFVFFDPYRIKKNTFVPRIYLTRLQLFNKEVRVGEEDSPLQQTIDETRKLKLTHKQNTFSIEFAAIDYVNPQAIQYAYKLDGLEKGWNYVGNQRMATYINLPKGTYTFRVKSTNSDGLWVNNEKSVTIVKMPSFWESAWGFVFYLLMFALFTLVVAYVWFTIYKLRNEVAIEQRITNMKLRFFTDISHELRTPLTLIASPVEYLLMKESLSENAKSQLEIVQKNTNRMLRLINQILDFRKIQSEKMKLIIEEVAVAPYVEEICSGFTKLAEEKHIRLNIVDQSNGAHLWLDKDKFEKILFNLLSNAFKFTPADKSIDVIIYEDIDRVSVTVKDQGTGIARERLKLLFERFESFASRNVTTQSGTGIGLALTKELVELHRASIDVESESGKGSAFMVIFRKGNSHFGADVEYLLQDKEPVVEAAEVSLQNSAEQHVSLKEANEQTKERFSILIAEDNSELRAFLKSSLCQQYEIYEAENGREACELALSYVPDLIISDIMMPDMDGIAFARIIKQDLNTSHIPFILLTAKTDMETKLDAMSLCVDDYITKPFSLTYLEARIENLLKIRGQLQDYFKSSLSGGVIALSKPEVTNLDEVFIQKTMKFIEENYDNAEMNIDDISASIGVSRSSFFKKIKGLTGMAPVDFIREFRLQKAAQMLEAGETNISQVAFNVGMNDPKYFSRCFKQKFGVNPSEYKSGKKSGE, encoded by the coding sequence ATGATTTATTCCTCAGATAATTGGTCGAACAAAATAATTAATACCTTTATCTCCCAAAATCCAACCATAGTTCATATACCAGTCATGCCTTTGTTTTCATTGCCATTAAGAACATTATTTTTTACAGTTCTGATATTGATATCAGTCAGGGGAATAAGTTCTCAGGTTTCACCTCAAATTACCCATTACTCCGTTGACCATGGATTGTCAGAGAATCACCTCCTCTGCATGCATCAGGATCGTAAAGGCATGATGTGGTTTGGAACGTATGATGGATTGAATAATTTTGACGGATATACTTTCAGATGCTTTAAAGGTGGATTGAATGGGAGTTACCCATTGTCGAATTTACGCGTTGACCGGATAAAGGAGGATAAACAGGGCTATTTGTGGTTACAAACCGATGATGATCGCGTTTACAGATTCAACCCTAAGACCGAGCAGTTTCTTCCGGTTCCCCAATGTGAAAGTGATTATAAAAACTATAACCTGCCATTTCCGCAAAATAATGTTTCGGTGCAGCCGGATGGCTCTGTGTGGATTTACAATGAACACGATTGTTTTCGGGTAAAGGATACGGAACCTTCTAATCATCTCAGACTGACTCATTATTCCCCTAAAAAAGGCGTTCTTCCGTCAGGTAAAATCAATAAGATTTTTGTAGATAAGCATTCAAATACCTGGATCTTAACACCCAAAGGAATCTGTCGGCTAAATAAAAACGGTGGTAGTCGCACATTTGTAGCAGGTAAAGGCCGCACCTCGTTTTATGCTATTACAGAAAATGCCGGAAAGCTCTATATCGGAGGGGAAAAAGGGACTCTGTTGGTCTATGACCCAAAAACAGATAATCTCAGACGAATCGTAACACCTTTTTCCGAATATATTTCAGACCTTCAGAGTATAGGGCAGAATGAGCTTTTTATTTTGACGAATAGCTCCGTTTTTTATACCTATCGTTTTTCGACCGGACAATTTAATTCGTATCAGATAAATAATATTCCGGATAAATCGGCATTGGGAAGCTATAAAGACCGGGATGGAAATATCTGGATTGATGCCGGTTATCCCGGTGGGATTTTATTTGAATTATCTTCGCATACCATACGTTATCTGCCGGTTGATATTTCCGGATTTGTAAATCCCCGTGTTACCAAATGGAATATTACCGAAGATATCAACAATAATCTCTGGCTAAAAACCCGAATGGGCGGAATTTTCAGGTACAATAAACTTGAAAAACGACTGGAACCACTTCCTGTATCGGGTGGGGACAGAAAAAGCATCACCAATCTTGTACACGCCTTTCTGCCCGACAAACAGGGCAACTTATGGCTGAATACCTATTTGCAGGGGGTGGATAAGGTGGTTTTCCGGCATGAGCCATTTGCCTTTGTTAAACCGGTTGAAACTTCCTCTTTTTCTCCCATAAATGAAATCAGGTCGGTTTATGAAGATGCGGAAAGGCAATTATGGGTAGGCTCCAAGAAAGGGTATGTTTATGTGTATGATAAAGAGCGGAAGAGTAAAAGGCTTTTAGGTGCTGACGGAAAGCTGGGAGGAAATCTTCCCTTTGAGGCTCAGGTTTATCATATTATGCAGGATTACACCGGTGCTATCTGGTTGGCAACCAAAGGAAAGGGGCTCTTTAAACTTGTCCGGAAATCACCGGGCGCATATTCCATAACCAATTACAGGAATGTGCCGGGGGATAAATATAGTCTCAGTTCAGACCAGGTATATTGGATGTATGAGGATAACCGTCACCAGTTGTGGATTGGAACTTATGGCGGAGGGCTCAATCTGCTGGATGCCGGTTCGGGGCAGATGCGTTTCGTGAATAGCAATAACTTGTTGAGGAATTTTCCGATAAAAGATTGTTCCAAAGTCCGTTGTATTGTGAGGGATAATTTCGGCCATTTGCTGATCGGAACTACTCAGGGATTGCTGGTTTCCGGTTCGATGACCGGTAAGCCGGAGGATATTCGCTTCAAACGCTATATTCATCAGGCGGATGATTCTTATTCGATTTTCGGAAATGATGTTCAGGGTATTTTACCAACACGAAAAGGAGATCTCTATGTAACAACCATTGGCGGTGGTGTTAATATCGTTAAAGGTGGCATAAGAGATGAAAAGAATGTCCGCTTTGAAGCCTTGAAGAGTAACGAGGGGCAGGAGGTCACAGCTGTCTATACATTACAGGAAGACGTGCACGGGAATGTGTGGATGTCCTCCCAGACACAGGTACTCAGTTATCATCCCTCCACTCAGAAATTTGATGTCTACAAACCAACTGCTGAAAATAACTACTATTTCAGTGAAGCGGCGGTTTGTCAGACTGCTGACGGCAAAATTGTATATGGAAGTTCGAATGGATTCGTCTTTTTTGACCCATACCGGATCAAGAAAAACACTTTTGTACCCCGGATATACCTGACCCGCTTGCAGCTTTTCAATAAAGAGGTGCGGGTAGGAGAGGAGGACTCACCGTTACAGCAAACGATTGATGAAACCCGGAAGCTGAAACTGACTCACAAGCAAAATACCTTTTCAATAGAATTCGCAGCTATTGATTATGTAAATCCGCAGGCGATTCAGTATGCCTATAAGCTGGATGGACTGGAAAAAGGGTGGAATTATGTGGGTAACCAACGGATGGCAACCTATATTAATTTGCCCAAAGGAACATACACGTTTCGGGTAAAATCAACAAATTCCGACGGACTTTGGGTGAATAACGAGAAGTCGGTCACGATTGTGAAAATGCCCTCTTTCTGGGAATCGGCCTGGGGATTTGTTTTTTATCTGTTGATGTTTGCCCTGTTTACTTTGGTGGTGGCTTATGTTTGGTTTACGATTTACAAGTTAAGAAATGAAGTGGCCATAGAGCAGCGCATCACCAATATGAAGCTCCGCTTCTTTACCGATATCTCGCATGAACTACGGACGCCTCTGACCCTGATTGCTTCTCCGGTTGAGTACTTGCTTATGAAAGAATCGCTTTCTGAAAATGCAAAGAGCCAACTGGAAATTGTGCAGAAAAATACGAACCGGATGTTGAGGCTTATCAATCAGATTTTGGATTTCCGAAAGATACAGAGTGAAAAGATGAAACTCATTATTGAAGAGGTCGCTGTGGCTCCTTATGTGGAGGAAATCTGTTCGGGTTTCACCAAACTGGCAGAAGAAAAGCATATCCGGTTGAATATTGTTGACCAATCTAACGGTGCGCATTTGTGGTTGGATAAGGATAAGTTTGAGAAGATACTGTTTAACCTGTTGTCCAATGCCTTTAAATTCACCCCGGCGGATAAGAGTATTGATGTAATCATTTACGAAGATATAGATCGTGTTTCCGTCACGGTAAAAGACCAGGGAACTGGAATTGCGCGGGAACGGCTGAAACTGCTATTTGAGCGATTCGAAAGCTTTGCCTCCAGAAATGTGACTACTCAATCCGGAACAGGCATCGGGCTTGCATTGACTAAAGAGCTGGTTGAACTACATCGAGCCAGCATTGACGTGGAAAGTGAGTCGGGTAAAGGTTCGGCTTTCATGGTTATTTTCCGGAAAGGAAATAGTCATTTTGGTGCTGATGTTGAGTATCTGTTGCAGGATAAGGAGCCGGTGGTTGAAGCCGCTGAAGTTTCTTTACAGAACTCAGCTGAACAGCACGTGAGTCTAAAAGAGGCGAATGAGCAGACCAAAGAGCGTTTTTCAATTCTGATAGCAGAGGACAATAGCGAACTGCGCGCTTTCCTGAAGTCGTCGTTATGTCAGCAATACGAAATCTATGAAGCAGAGAATGGACGGGAAGCTTGTGAGTTGGCGCTTTCGTATGTGCCGGATTTGATAATTTCCGATATTATGATGCCGGATATGGATGGTATTGCTTTTGCCCGCATTATCAAACAAGACCTGAATACCAGCCATATTCCGTTTATTCTCCTGACTGCCAAGACGGACATGGAAACCAAGCTGGATGCGATGTCTCTTTGCGTTGACGATTACATCACCAAGCCGTTTAGCCTGACCTATCTCGAAGCCCGGATTGAGAATTTGTTGAAAATCAGGGGGCAACTTCAGGATTATTTCAAATCATCATTGTCGGGCGGAGTCATCGCTTTATCCAAACCGGAAGTGACGAATCTGGACGAAGTATTTATCCAAAAAACGATGAAGTTTATCGAAGAAAACTATGATAATGCCGAAATGAACATCGACGATATCTCAGCAAGTATCGGAGTCAGCCGCTCTTCATTTTTCAAAAAGATAAAAGGCCTGACAGGAATGGCACCGGTTGATTTTATCCGGGAGTTTCGTCTGCAAAAGGCTGCTCAAATGCTCGAGGCCGGAGAAACCAATATCAGTCAGGTCGCCTTTAATGTCGGGATGAATGACCCTAAGTATTTCAGCCGTTGCTTTAAACAGAAATTCGGTGTGAATCCGAGTGAATACAAATCGGGCAAAAAATCAGGGGAATAG
- a CDS encoding type III pantothenate kinase yields MNLIIDQGNTQAKLAIFKNGQMIAQIKTAALTSRFIEEFIDGHQIDATILSSVIEIPESVLFGIKKLAPLFFTLSHTLKLPFTITYHTPETLGHDRIAAVAGAWAMHPNQNILVIDAGTAITYDFIDSSGNYPGGNIAPGLEMRFKALHKFTGKLPLISKTGDTPLLGYNTETAIRAGVAQGMIFEIESYIHHFRERNQNLLIFLTGGDAFYFGERLKSSIFADEYLVLKGLNSLLEYNAKN; encoded by the coding sequence ATGAATCTCATCATTGATCAGGGAAATACCCAGGCTAAACTGGCTATTTTTAAGAATGGCCAAATGATAGCTCAAATCAAAACAGCAGCATTGACTAGCCGTTTTATTGAAGAGTTTATCGATGGGCATCAGATTGATGCAACCATATTATCCTCAGTGATCGAGATACCAGAATCAGTTTTATTCGGTATCAAGAAACTTGCGCCACTATTTTTCACACTCAGTCACACCCTAAAACTCCCCTTTACAATTACTTACCATACACCGGAAACGTTGGGGCATGATCGCATAGCGGCTGTAGCCGGCGCCTGGGCAATGCATCCGAACCAAAACATTCTGGTGATAGATGCCGGAACCGCCATTACTTACGACTTCATTGACTCCTCGGGGAATTATCCTGGGGGCAATATTGCTCCCGGACTTGAAATGCGATTTAAGGCACTACACAAGTTTACGGGGAAATTACCGTTAATCTCTAAAACCGGGGATACCCCTCTGCTTGGATATAACACGGAAACCGCCATCCGTGCGGGAGTTGCACAGGGTATGATTTTTGAAATAGAATCCTATATCCACCACTTCAGAGAGCGAAATCAGAACCTTTTGATTTTTTTAACCGGAGGCGACGCTTTTTATTTTGGCGAAAGGTTAAAAAGCTCCATCTTTGCAGATGAATATCTTGTTTTGAAAGGCTTAAACAGTTTACTCGAATACAATGCAAAAAATTAA